The window TGAAGCGGGAACTGCTGCTGCGACCGATCGGGACGACGGTCTATTTCATGCCCCCCTACGTGATCGCCGACATAGAGCTTGCGCTCCTCTGCGAGCGCACGCTGGAGGCGCTCGACGCAGCGCTTGGTCGGTAAGGCCGGAGACGAGGCAAGGCGCATGAAGACGGCGGCGCTGACCACGCTGATTCTTCTTTGCGTTCTCGCATTGCCGGAGTTCGCCGCAGCGGAAGACGCATTTCCGCTGCAGGAAGCGGCGAAAGCTGCGGGGCTCTCGCCGGACGCCGCCGGCATCTTCGTGCAGGACCCCGCAAGCGGGCGGGTCGTGTACGCCGTGGGCGCCGATCGCGAGCTCAATCCGGCCTCCACCATGAAGCTGCTGACGACCTACGCGGCGCTCGACATGCTCGGTCCGGCTTTCACCTGGAAGACCGAAGTCTGGGCCGACGGCACGCTGCAGGGCGACGTGCTGAAGGGCAACCTGGTCATCAAGGGCAGCGGAGATCCCAAGCTCACACTCGAGAACCTGTGGCTGATGTTGCGCGGGGTCCGCAACCGGGGGCTCAAGCATGTTCGCGGCGACCTCGTGCTCGACCGCAGCGCCTTCCAGGACGTCGATATAGATCCGGCACGCTTCGACGGAGATCCGACGCGCGCCTACAACGTCGGCCCGGACGCGCTCCTCGTCAACTACAAGGCAGTGCGGGTTCACCTGTTGCCCGACCCCGGGTCACGCGCCGTCAGAGTGATCCTCGATCCGCCGCTTGCCAATGTGCAGGTGGAAAACCGCATGACAGTCGGCGGCGGACCCTGCGGCGACTGGCGCGCGCTCATCGCGCCCCATCTCGAGGACGACGGCAAGAAGGCGCGCTTGAGCTTCCGCGGTGCGGTCCCCGCAAGCTGCGGCGAACGCAGCTTCTATCTCAGCGTGCTTGGTCACGCCCCGTACACGGGCGGGGTGTTCCGGTATCTGTGG is drawn from Betaproteobacteria bacterium and contains these coding sequences:
- the dacB gene encoding D-alanyl-D-alanine carboxypeptidase/D-alanyl-D-alanine-endopeptidase, producing MKTAALTTLILLCVLALPEFAAAEDAFPLQEAAKAAGLSPDAAGIFVQDPASGRVVYAVGADRELNPASTMKLLTTYAALDMLGPAFTWKTEVWADGTLQGDVLKGNLVIKGSGDPKLTLENLWLMLRGVRNRGLKHVRGDLVLDRSAFQDVDIDPARFDGDPTRAYNVGPDALLVNYKAVRVHLLPDPGSRAVRVILDPPLANVQVENRMTVGGGPCGDWRALIAPHLEDDGKKARLSFRGAVPASCGERSFYLSVLGHAPYTGGVFRYLWEELGGTLSGVVRDGSVGAAGKLLFAWESPTLAEVVRDINKFSNNVMARQLFLTLGAEAMGPPATPEKSSRAIRQWLDQKGLSFPELVLENGSGLSRVERISARHLGEVLTAAYRSPVMPELMASLPVAAVDGTMRKRLRGGGVAGQAHLKTGSLDGVKSVAGYVLDAQGRRMVVVCIVNHVGTNIAAGVLQDALLSWVYQRP